From Gemmatimonadota bacterium, the proteins below share one genomic window:
- a CDS encoding M23 family metallopeptidase yields MIKYRMPTRLMVLHFGGRTVRIPGSLIAAMLGVLVLVTGVVYAGARSWLAEYRHSSIHEEIRSLEQSSRSNSARLESLIASEETARLISGLPSIHPDVRQVGVGGRAGLPDPGFSLDSPFYRASRLHSEMETSKRKSSLSLKSMEDIERQIREIDDRWQFVPSITPVTGVVTSRYGLRNDPFTGLLTMHHGVDIAAAPGTPVKSPASGVVVKAGVDPRYGLFIDVDHQNGFRTRFGHLSAILVKKGMELKRGDIIGQVGMTGRTTGHHLHYEVQKDRRRVNPMKFIRSENDC; encoded by the coding sequence TTGATAAAATACCGAATGCCGACCAGGCTCATGGTTTTGCATTTCGGGGGTAGGACGGTTCGTATTCCCGGATCGCTGATTGCCGCCATGCTTGGCGTGCTGGTCCTGGTAACCGGCGTGGTGTACGCCGGTGCGAGGTCATGGCTGGCAGAGTACAGGCACAGCAGTATTCACGAAGAGATCAGAAGCCTGGAACAGTCCAGCCGGTCGAACTCGGCCAGGCTGGAATCGCTCATCGCGTCGGAAGAGACCGCGCGCCTCATTTCGGGGCTTCCAAGCATTCATCCGGATGTCCGCCAGGTGGGTGTGGGTGGACGAGCCGGATTGCCGGATCCGGGTTTCAGCCTCGATTCTCCCTTTTACCGGGCTTCCAGGCTGCACTCCGAGATGGAAACCTCCAAGCGCAAGTCGAGCCTCTCCCTCAAGAGTATGGAGGATATCGAGCGGCAGATCCGGGAGATCGACGACCGCTGGCAATTCGTACCTTCGATCACGCCGGTGACCGGCGTCGTAACCAGCCGTTACGGACTGCGGAATGATCCTTTCACCGGTCTCTTAACCATGCACCACGGGGTCGATATTGCCGCCGCTCCCGGTACGCCGGTCAAGTCGCCCGCCAGCGGCGTCGTGGTCAAGGCCGGCGTGGACCCCCGGTACGGCCTGTTCATAGACGTGGACCACCAGAACGGATTCAGGACCCGCTTCGGTCATCTCTCCGCCATCCTGGTGAAGAAGGGCATGGAACTGAAACGCGGCGATATCATCGGCCAGGTGGGCATGACCGGGAGAACCACCGGACACCATCTGCATTACGAAGTTCAGAAGGACCGGAGACGGGTCAATCCCATGAAGTTCATCCGGTCAGAAAACGACTGCTGA